A genomic window from Vagococcus entomophilus includes:
- a CDS encoding mannose/fructose/sorbose PTS transporter subunit IID: protein MEQKKLTKKDINSMFLRSNLLLGSFNFERVQNMGFCFVMIPAIKRLYAPGPERNEALQRHLEWFNTHPWLTAPIFGVSAALEEEKSKDNVLPGSSIAAMKIGLMGPLAGVGDPIFWGTARPVLAALGASLALAGSISGPLLFFIAINVIRLSIKYIGLKYGYEKGNEIIKDMAGDRIKKLTEGASVVGLFVMGALVSKWTTINIPIVATRIKDSSGKVQTQTVQNILDSIMPGMLALLLTLFVSWLLKKNVSPLLIIVIIFVIGILGKAFGFLG, encoded by the coding sequence ATGGAACAAAAAAAATTAACCAAAAAAGATATTAACAGTATGTTTCTGCGTTCAAATTTGTTACTTGGTTCATTCAACTTTGAGCGTGTCCAAAACATGGGATTTTGTTTTGTCATGATTCCAGCAATCAAACGTTTATATGCACCTGGTCCTGAAAGAAATGAAGCACTGCAACGTCATTTGGAATGGTTCAATACACATCCTTGGTTGACTGCACCAATCTTTGGGGTATCAGCAGCGCTTGAAGAAGAAAAGTCAAAAGACAATGTTTTACCAGGAAGTTCAATTGCAGCAATGAAGATTGGACTTATGGGGCCTCTTGCTGGAGTTGGAGATCCTATCTTTTGGGGCACGGCACGTCCAGTGCTTGCAGCACTAGGTGCTTCACTCGCACTTGCTGGTAGTATCAGTGGACCTCTTCTATTCTTTATTGCCATTAACGTTATTCGTCTGTCCATTAAATATATTGGGCTTAAATATGGCTATGAAAAAGGTAATGAAATCATTAAAGATATGGCTGGAGATCGAATTAAAAAATTAACAGAAGGCGCCTCTGTTGTCGGACTTTTTGTAATGGGGGCTCTCGTGAGTAAGTGGACCACTATTAATATTCCGATTGTTGCAACGAGAATTAAAGACAGCAGTGGAAAAGTTCAAACACAAACTGTTCAAAATATTTTGGATAGTATCATGCCAGGAATGTTAGCGTTACTTTTGACACTATTTGTTTCATGGTTACTTAAGAAAAATGTGAGTCCATTGTTGATTATTGTGATCATCTTTGTCATCGGAATTTTAGGCAAAGCATTTGGATTTCTTGGTTAA